The nucleotide window GAAATTTCAATGTCGTCAAATATAGCATTTTGGGCGACAAGAATAAACTGCTGCCGCACCAGTTCCAGCATAGCGATAAAAGTAGCGATGATTTCGCTGCGGTCGTTCAGATTTTGGAAAAATTCAGAGAGCAGCGCCGCGGCCGGCGAATCTTTCAGGCGTTCAATGATCTGCTGCATTTTCTCGCGCACCGGAAAGATCCTGGGTAGCGGTATCGTAATATCGGCGCCGCTGGCGATAAAATTCTGCCAGACGCGGTTAAAAGCCTTGACCAGCAGCTCGACCTGCGCGTTGCGGAAAACGATATTTTTTTCCGCGGGCAGCGCGTTCAAATAATCATTGTTAATAGCGTCTCTGGTGTGCACATGCGCGTAAGCGTCTCCGCGCTGCAACAGATTTTTGGTCAGCTTCTTGAAAGCCTTGTATTGAATAAGCCGCTCCAGGAACAAACGTTTTTCCGCGGCAAAATTCGGATCCGCCTCGGGGCCGGGATCTTCCGGCAGCAATTTTTTGGATTTTAAATGGATCAAAAACGCGGCGACTTCCAGAAAATGACTGCTGATCTCCAGATTTAATTCCTGCATTTTGTGCAAATGTTCTAAATACGCCGCGGTGATCTTGCTGAGCGACACGTCAAAAATCTCAACCTTGTCTTCGTCGATCAATTTCAGCAGCAGATCAAAAGGCCCCGCAAAAACTTCCAGCTGCACCTGAAAATCGTCGTTGGGCTGGAATTCCAATTCTGTTTCGGCTGCGCTCATATGCTCTCCGCTTTCAGGTCCCGCGACATCAAAGCCGCGATCGCGGCCTGGATCGGCTTGTCTTGATACAGGATAGCATACATTTGTTCGGTCAGCGGCATCGGTGTGCCGGTTTTTTGCGCCAGCGCGTAAGCCAGTTTTGTGGTCGGCACGCCTTCCGCCACCGCTTTGAGATTTTGCAAAATCTCCGCGAGTTTTTTGCCTTGCGCGAGCTGTTCGCCGACAGTGTGATTGCGGCTTAGGGCGCTGGAGCAGGTGGTGATAAGATCGCCCATGCCGGCCAGGCCAAAAATTGTTTCAGATCGACCGCCCAGTGTGATAGTCAATTTGGCTATTTCGACCATGCCGCGGACAAGCAGCGCGGCTTTGGTGTTGTTGCCGAGCTGCAGGCCGTCGACAATTCCCGCGGCGATGGCGATAATATTTTTGAGCGTGCCGCCGTACTCAGTGCCGATGACATCGTTATTGGTGTACACACGAAAATAGCTGTTATTAAAAAGCTTTTGTATGGTTTGA belongs to Candidatus Margulisiibacteriota bacterium and includes:
- a CDS encoding segregation/condensation protein A, whose translation is MSAAETELEFQPNDDFQVQLEVFAGPFDLLLKLIDEDKVEIFDVSLSKITAAYLEHLHKMQELNLEISSHFLEVAAFLIHLKSKKLLPEDPGPEADPNFAAEKRLFLERLIQYKAFKKLTKNLLQRGDAYAHVHTRDAINNDYLNALPAEKNIVFRNAQVELLVKAFNRVWQNFIASGADITIPLPRIFPVREKMQQIIERLKDSPAAALLSEFFQNLNDRSEIIATFIAMLELVRQQFILVAQNAIFDDIEISARKNIGAQPVEFDEAEYNTVVDLTAGTTGELKENDGNSAQ
- a CDS encoding NAD(P)-dependent glycerol-3-phosphate dehydrogenase, whose protein sequence is MVKAAILGCGAWGTTLAKILAENGHAVTIWCHNAVIAAQINARENKELLPGIILPDKIQGSAVLAETLAGAELIVIVTASQYYRQTVQQLKDLAPPNRLILSATKGLDETTGKRMSEVLAEYFTKTAVLSGPNISREIAEQKPATTVIASENSATAQTIQKLFNNSYFRVYTNNDVIGTEYGGTLKNIIAIAAGIVDGLQLGNNTKAALLVRGMVEIAKLTITLGGRSETIFGLAGMGDLITTCSSALSRNHTVGEQLAQGKKLAEILQNLKAVAEGVPTTKLAYALAQKTGTPMPLTEQMYAILYQDKPIQAAIAALMSRDLKAESI